The segment GGTTCTTGCCCTTGCGCGCCTTGCGGCGGCCGACGGAGAACGTGCCGAAGCCCACCAGGGTGACGGGCTGCCCGCGCTTGAGCGAGGTACGGATCGACGCGAGAAGCGCGCGCAGCGCCCGGTCCGAGGCGGCCTTGGTCCAGCCGCTCTCGGCCGCCATCGACGCGATGAGATCCGCGCGAGTCATGAGAGAAGAAATGCCATGGCCATACGCAGCGGCGGATGCTAGCAGAGCCGCTGCGGGCGGTCAAGCGCGGCCCACCCGCACTCGGGCGCGCGGTGGTATGTTTGGGGCGCCGTGAAGAAGGTGCTGCTGTTTACCATGGAGGGCAATGCCGACGGCGAAGCCGCGCTGGCGTTCTTCCAGTCGCGCGGCGCGGCCGTGGACGTGCGCGACGTGGGCCGCGACCCCGAAGCCAGCGCCG is part of the Candidatus Rokuibacteriota bacterium genome and harbors:
- a CDS encoding glutaredoxin family protein; this encodes MKKVLLFTMEGNADGEAALAFFQSRGAAVDVRDVGRDPEASAEVFRLAGRLAVPTIVIDERVFLGFGGHRDEIEALVRE
- a CDS encoding HU family DNA-binding protein, with product MTRADLIASMAAESGWTKAASDRALRALLASIRTSLKRGQPVTLVGFGTFSVGRRKARKGKNPRTGKPMNVAGGRTPRFKPSPELKRAIR